The genomic segment GCGTTTGGGCGATGCGGTTGGCGCCCTCGCCATTGCTCAGGAGCAAGCGCCAGATGCCGTTGTTCGCGCGCAACACGAAGTCGCTCTTGCCGTCCCCATTGTAATCGGCCATTTGCGCCTGAGCCGCAAAAGCCCCGAAGCCGATCACCAGCGTGTAGCTCCTTGAACCCGTACACGCGCCCTGCGTCGCACTGATCGTGAAGCTGTAGCTCCCCGCCGCCGCCGGATAGCCGAACAGCAAAGCTGCGCTGCTGAAAAAGCTCACCCCCGGCGGCAGGCTGCCCGCTGTCAGCGCGTAGCTGTAACTCCCCGCAGGTGTGGCGGTGACCGCATTGTTGTAAAGCCGCCCGACACTGCCGTTGGGCAGATCGGGCAACGTGATCGTCGGGCAAGTGCCGCTGCCAATCGTAATCGAGTAAGACTTGTTGCCCGTGCAACTGCCAAACCCGGTGGCCGCCACCGTAAAGTTCGCGGTGCCATTCGTGGTTGGCGTCCCGCTCAGCACACCCGTCGCCGCATTCAGCGACAAGCCGGCCGGCAACGCGCCGCTCGTCACGGCATAGGTGTAACTGCCGCCCGCCGGACTGGCGGAGAAAGTTTGGCTGTAAGCCGTGCCGATTGCGCCATTCGGCAAACTGGCGGGCGCCAGCGTGACCGTCGGACAGTTGATGGTCAACGCATAGGTTTGCGTCGAAAGGCAACCGTTGGGGGTTTGCACTTTGACAATGAACGTCGCAGTGCCCGTCACCGTCGGCAGGCCGCTGATGACACCCGTCGTCGAACTCAAGAGCAACCCGCTCGGCAGATTCCCTTGCGCCAGCGAGAAGGTGTAGTTGCCGGGCGGTGTAACAGTCAGTGTTTGCGTGTAAGGGATGCCCGCGTTCCCCGCAGGTAAGGGCGAGCTTGTCGTGAAGGTCACGCCTGTACAGCCGATGGTCACAGTGTAACTGCGGCTGCCCGCACAAGTGCCGGCGGCGGCTCTGATCGTGAAGGTGAAAGTACCTGTGGTGGTCGGCGTGCCCGTGATCGCGCCGGTCGCCGCATTGAGCGTCAAACCGCCCGGCAGCGCGCCGCTGCTCACCGTGTAGCCGTAGCTGCCCGCCGGCGCAGCCGCAACCGTCTGACTGTATGCCGCCCCGACAGTTCCGTTCGGCAACGTGGCCGGATCAAGCGTGATCGGCGTGCAATCAACTATCAATACGTAATCCCGGAATCCGCTACAGGCGCCAAAGCCCGTCGCCGTGACGCGAAAATTGAACGTCCCGCCCTGCGCCGGCGCGCCGCTCAGCAAACCGCCAGCGCTGAGCGTCAACCCCGCTGGCAACGCCCCCGTGGTCACCGCAAAGGAATAACTCGCGCCCGTCGGTGCCCCGCTCAGCGCTTGATTGTAAGCCGTATTGACGGTGGCGTTCGGCAACGTCGCCGGATTCACCGTGATGGTCGGACAGGTGATTGCCAGTGTGTATTCGCGCGCCCCTGTGCAACTGCCAAAGCCTGTTGCCGTAGCGGTGAACGTGAAACTGCCGCTGGTCGTCGGCGTGCCGGTCAACGCGCCACTTGCTGCCAGCGACAAGCCCGGCGGCAAGCTGCCTCCGGTGACGGCGAATGTGTAACTGCCTCCGGCTGGTGAGGCCGTCAGCGTTTGGTTATAAGCCACGCTGGCCGTGCCGCCCGGCAACGCCGACAGCGTAATGGCTGGGCAGGTCGTCGTCAGTCTGTATTGACGGCTGCCCGTGCAATTGCCCCAGCCCGTCGCCGTCACCGTAAAGGTGAAGACACCGACCAAGTTCGTTGTCCCGCTGAGCACGCCGTTGGTGTTGAGCGTTAAACCGGTCGGCAACGCGCCCGCTGTCACGGCGTAACTGTACGTCGTACCGGCCGGCAACGCCGAGATCGTTTGGCTATACGCCACGCCTGCCTGTCCGCTCAGGTCGGTCGGTTGCGCAGCGCTGGTGGGATTGAGCGTGATCGCCGGGCAGGCAATGACCAGCGTGTAATTCGCCGTGCCCATACAGTTGTTGGCGTCGGTGGCCTTGACCGTCAGCGGGAACGTTCCGGCTTGGGTCGGCGTACCGCTCAAGCTGCCGTTTGCCGCGAGCGTCAAGCCTGGCGGCAATGTGCTCACGGTTGAAAACGTGGTCGCGCCGATGCCGCCCGCTTGCGTAAACGTCTGACTGAACGCCACGCTCGCCGTACCCGTCGTCACGGCGGGCGGCGTCACGGTGATCGTCGGGCAATTGATCGTCAACGTGTAATTCGACGAACCCGCGCAACCGCCGCTGCTGTTGGCCGCGACGGTGATGACGAACACGCCGGTTTGCGTCGGCGTCCCCGACAGCAGGCCGCCGGAAGACAGCGTCAGGCCAGCCGGCAACGGCGAACTCGTGGTGAAAGTCGAACCCGGCGTGCCGCCCGTTTGCGTGAAGGTCTGGCTGAACGCCGCGCCCGCCGTGCCCGTGTTGATGCCGGGCAGGTTCACGGTGATCGTCGGGCAACCGAAAGACAGCGTGTAATTGGTCATCCCCGTACAACCGTTCGAGTCGGTCACTTTGATCGTGAGCGGAAATGAACCGGTTTGCGTGGTCGTGCCGGCAAGCAAGCCACTCGCATTGAGCGTGATGCCAGTCGGCAAGGCGCTCGCGGTTGAGAACGTCACCGCGCCGATGCCGCCCGCTTGCGTGAATTGCTGGCTATACCCGACGCCGGGATTGCCACTCGCAATCGAAACCGGCCCAACCGTAAGCGCCTGGCAATTGACGTTGAGGCGAATGGTGAAATCCGTCATCGAGCCGCAATTGTCCGTCGCGCGGATGGTGATGTCGTGCGCACCCATCGGCCCGGCGGCGGTGATGGAAACGACGCCTGACGTATTGACCGCCGGCGCGTTGTTCAAGGCAGGCGAGACGCTTTGCACAGAGTACGACACGCTGCCGTTGTCGGTCGCGGCAGTGGGCGTGATCGTCAGCGCATTGCCTGCCGTCACCGCTTGCGGCGTGATGTAGTTCAACACCGGCGCACTGTTCGCCGTCACTGTGACGTTGAGCGTCGCCGTTGTCATCGCGTTGCTGTTGTCGGTGACGAGCAGCGTGAAGCTCGCATTGGTCGCCGTACAAGTCGCCACAATGTCCGCCGTGATGGTGCCGCTCGTGTTGACGAGGTTCGAGACCGTCACGCCATTGACGGTCGCCGTGCCGTTGCCATTGACCTTGACGGGCAGCGAACCCGCGCTTTGATCAATGTCGCTGACCGTCGCGATGGTCGAGTTCGAGACCGGACTGCCCTGCTGCCGTGCGTTAGCGACCGCATTGATCGTGGGCGCGGTGTTGACCGTCAGCGTGAAGCTCTGCTGCACCGTCGCATTGCAATTGTCCGTCACCGTCACCGTGATCGTGTACGTCCCCGATGGCCCGGCGTTCATAACCGTCAACGCCCCGGTTGCCGTGTTGCCGGTGAATGTGCCGGTGAACGTATTTGGTGAAGCCGTCGCCGTCACGCTTTGAATTGAGCCGTTGTCCAGTGGCGCGGCATTCGGCGTCACTGTCACGGTGCCGCCCACCGCGACGCCCGTGTTGGCATACGTCCCGACGCTCGGCGGAGTATTGGACGTGACCGTGACGATGAAATTGGCCGTCGCCATTGCGCCGTTGCCGTCCGTCGCCGTCAGCACGACCGTGTTGTTGCCCGGCGTGGCATTGCACAAAGCTGTAACTGTCGCCGTGACGGTGCCGCCGCTGTTGTTGATGCTCGTCACCGTGATGCCTGTCGGCACAGTCGTTGGGATGACGGTGACGCTGCCCGCCGCCGTGAGGTCATCGCTGACGATGGCAATCGTCGCCGTGCTGCCCGCCGTGCCTTGTTGGCGCGTGACGGTTGCGCCTGCGGAGATCGTCGGCGGCAGGTTTGCGCCTGTGCCTTGAAGCGAGAAGTTATACGGGCCTTCGTCGCAATCGTCGTTTTCAATCGTGACGGTCGCCGTGCGTGTGCCGACGCCGCTCGGATCGAAGATGATGGTGAAAGTCGTCGTGCCATTGGTCACGGCGACCGGCGAGGTCGGTTGCACGCTGACCGTGAAGTCGCTGGCGTGCGTGCCGCTGATGGCGACTTTTGGTGTACCGCTGAGCAGCAGTTGCCGCGTGCCGGTGTTGGCAATCGTGAAGGTGTGCGTGACGCTGCCGCTCGCCACGTTCGCGCTGCCGAAATCGGTATCGTCCGTCGCGCTGGGCGTGCTGTCGCCGTCCGCGATGGAAGTGCTGTTGCCACGCACGTCAATTTCCGGCGCCAGGAAGACCGCGCAGGTCGTGCCCGTCGTCACGCCGCCCGGCGTCACCCAATTCGAAGTCGCGCCGCTGAGCGCGAAGTTGTTGAGCGTGCCGGTGAATCCGTTGGGGCCGGAGTCGGTGAGCGTATTGATGCCGGTGTTGGTGGTGCCCGCGAGACCCTGGTTGAATTTGTAGTACGCGACCAGACCGGTCTCATTGGTCATCAGTTCGCAGTTCATGTGCGCCTGAATTTCGTCCTGACAGAGAGCCCGGTTCCAGAGGCGGAATTCGTCCATCTGGCCCTGGAAAAAGTAGGGATCAAACCCGAGGCCGAGCAGCAGCGCGGAGGTGCTGGCAGAGAGAGCGCCGGTCGCCGCGTGCGAGTCTACCAGGACGCCATCCACATACAGCTTGGTGCTGCTGCCATCGTAGGTGCCAGCGAGATGATGCCAGGCGCCAGCGGTCAAAGGGGTCGAACTTTGAACGGCTCCATAAACAGAAATCTGCCATCTGGGATACAGATTGCCGCCCACAATCAACTGGCAGCTTTCGTTGTCGGCCACGCGGGCAAAAGCGCCGCTGCCCGTTTGCGGTCGCACCCATGCCTCCATCGTGATGGCATTACTGGGGTGCAAGGCCGCCGCATACGGAACCGACACATAATCATTCGCGCCATCGAAATCCAATGCCGCGCCCAGCGCCGACCCATTGCTCGTGACCGGCGCGCCGCAGCCCGCCGTTGGTGTATTCAACGCCGTGCAAGTCGCCGGGTCGGGCGCATTCGCCCCGCTCGTCGGATCAACCGAAACCTTGTTCGTCACGCTGCCCGTCGCCGTCGGACACACGACGACGCTGAGCGTGCTGGTGCCAGTGGTCGCCGCAATCGTCCCGCTGAAATTGCAAGTGATCGTGCCGACGTTCGGATTGCCCGAAGACGGCGTACACGTCCAGCCCGAACCCGACGCGCTGATGAGCTTCATCCCAGCGGGGATGGCGTCTTTGACTTGCGCAGTTGTGGCCGCCGCGCCGCCGCTGTTGCTGACGGTGATCGTGTAGGTCGAGTTTTGCCCGACCACCAACGCGGGCGCAGGCTGACTCTTGCTGACCGACAGCACAGGCACCGCCGCCACGACGATGTTGAACGTGGTGTTGGCCGAAAGCATCGGCGAGCCATCATCCGTCGCCGTAACCTTGACCATCAACGTGCCCGCATCGGCGTTTGTCGGCGTGCCGGAAAAGGTGCGCGTGCCCGGCGTAAAGGTCAGCCACGCGGGCAGCGCGCTGCCGTCTGATTTCGTCGCGGTGTAAGTGAACGTCGTCGGCACATCCACATCGGCAAACGTATTTGCCGCAAAGGTGAAATTGAACGCGCTGTTGGCCGTGGCGTTCTGATTCGGAATCGTGTTGGCGACGGTGGGCGCTTCGTTGACGTTGGTGATGTAAACCGTGAGCGGCGTTTCGTAAGTCAGGCCGCCAGCGTCGGTGACTTTGACGCGGATGCTGCACGTGGGCTTGGTTTCATAATCATAAACCGCGTTCGATTTCAGTGTATTGCCCACGATAGTGAAACTGTTGTTGTCGGTGCTGCCTGTGCCGGTCACGAGCGCGAAAGTGAACGTATCGCCCGGATCAGGATCAGTCGCCGTGAGCGTGCCGACGGTCGTATTCACAGCGGAATTCTCAGCGATGCTGAGCGTCGTGCCCACCGGTATGGCCGACATGCGCAACCGATCCATCACGACGCCGCTGCCGCCAAAGGTGTAGGTGAACAGGTTTGCCATATTGCTGACGACGTTCCCGGTCTGCGTGCCGCGTCCGGTGACTTGCGTCGCGCCGCTGCCGATGCTGGCGGCGTTGAGATCGGCGGCCAACAAGCCGCCTGGCGCAAAGTTGTCATATTGCGCAGCGGTCAGAATCCAGACGGTGATGGACGAATTGGCATACGCAAAGCGGTACATATACGTCGTGTTCGGATCAAGCGCGCTGGGCGTCAGGTTGACGAAGCTCGCTCCGCCTTGCAACGCCACGACCGGCACCGTGCCGCCATTGCTGTCGTTGCTCGGCGCGAGCGCGATGGTGTACGCCTGATTATTGGAGCCGCCAAGGCCGAACATTTGCACTGGCCCCGCAACCGGACGGCGAAACAGGAAATCACCCGTAATCGGCCCTGCCGCCAGCAGGTTCGCGCTGAAGTTGCGGCTGCCGGAACCGCCATTCCAAGCGCCGCCCACCGTGTCCAGATTGCTGAAGCTCAGACTTGTCGGCGTATAGCTGCCACTGCTCCAAGCCGTCGAGAAGCCCGTGCCGCCATTACCGGAGAGCGTCCCGGCACTGTTGCCGTAGTTGAAATCTTCGGTGATGAGCAATGGCCCATTGATCGCCGTCGGGGCGGAATTCATGCCCGTGCCTTGAATGGCGAAGTCATAAGGATTGCGTGGGCAATCGTCATTGGCGATATTGATGGTCGCCGTGCGCACACTTACGGCGCTGGGATCGAAGGTGACGGTGAACGTCGTCGAGCCGTTGATCGCGATGGTCGCCGGGAAGGTGGGCAAACCGCCCAGTGTGAACTCGGCGGCATTGGTCCCGCTCACGGTGATGCCGGTGACGGTCAGTGACGCCGTGCCGTTGTTTTCAATGGTGAAGGTGCGCGTGATCGCGCCGTTCGTATAACTGACGCTGCCAAAATCAGTGTGATCCGCCGTGTCCGGCATCGTATCGCCATCCGTGATGGAAACGCTGTTGCCTTTGACGTTCGCCAGCGGTGCGCCCGGCGGTGTGCCGCCCGGCGTGAAAATGAAGTTGGGGCCGAAGCAGGATTTCTCCGCCAGTCCCGTGGCCGTCGCGTCCAGGCTGGGATACGTCAGCGAAGCCACGCCATTGTTGATCTTGCCGCGCACAAACGTGACGATTGGATCAGTCGCCACGGTTGTCACAGCGTGTAGAAAGGCATCATTGCCGCCGCCATTGAAGACCACGGCGCCGATGCGATAGGTGCCCGCACCCAGCACGATGGGCGTGATCGCCACATAACGATAGCCGTTGGTCAACGTGGCGGTTGTGCTTGATGCCACGGTGCCAGAAGCCAGCAGCGTGCCGCACAAATTGAAGATGCCGACATTGTGTGCCGTCGCCAGTCCGTCATTGCCTACGTCGTAAAAGCCCAGGCTACTGACCGTGATGGCTTGGTTGGTGGTGAATTCATAACCAACGGTGAAGCCTTGATTGTTAAAGACGAACGGCGAACCACCCGTGAGTGCAGTCACGGCGGCCTGTACCGATGTGGTGAACATCAGGTCGCTGCCATTGCGGCTGCCGACGCTGTTCGTGCCGGTGACGCGGAAGTGATAGGTCGTCCCCTGCATCAAGCCGGTCAGATTCGCGCTGACGGTTTGACCGGTCGTGCCGTTGTTCGGTGACAAGGTAATACTGGCCGTACTGCCGTAACTGGTGTTCAAGCCGTATTCAAATTGCGCCGTCGTCACCGCGCCGCCGGGATTGACGGTGGCATTGAGCGTCGCGGTCGTGGACATCACGCTCGTCGCGGCGCTGGTGGTCACGCCCGGCGGTTCGTTGATGGGCGTGCCCACGGTGCTTGCGCCGAAGGTGAGGTTGTCGTAGCTGGGCCCGCCGCTGAATTTCGCAAGGCGCACGGATTTGGCCGTACCGGTGAAGGTCACGCTGCCAGTGATGTTGCCATTCAGATTGTAGCTTTGACTCGCCAATTGCGTGCCAGTGGCGTTCTCACCATCAAAAATGGCGATATTGAAGCCGATGGCGACGTTGATGGCATCAACCGCAAAACCAGTCGTAAAGCCGTTGGGTACGCTGATGACTGGATTACTGTTGCCGTCGAGCACGCCACCACTGGCGGCGTTGGTGGTATTGAAGGAAATGCCGGAGTTCGTGCCCGTGTTCCCTGCCGCATCTGTGCCGCCGTTGTAATAGTTGCCAAGCGCGCCGCTGGCCGTGTGGAAGCCGATAGTCGTGGTGGGAATCGTCACGGCGATGGTTTTGGTTCCGGCACTGGCAAACGTGCCATCTTCGTCCGTCAACGAAACTGTTATCGCTTTGTCGCCGCCCGTGGTGTAAAGGTGCGTCTTGCTGGTGCTGGCCGGATTGCCGCTGAACGGCTCAGTCACACCGTCGCCCCAGTTGATGCTGTAGCTCGTCACCGTGTCCGTGCCCGGATCGGTGATCGCGCCCAGATTCAACGTGTAGCTCGCATTCACTACAACACTGCTGTTGCCAGTCAGCGCAATTGTCGGCGCGACGTTGTTGACGTCGAACGTAAAGGTTGTCGTGCTGCTCAAAGCAGGCGTGCCGTTGTCGGTGGCGGTGATGGTCACCGTCGTTGGGCCAGCCGGGCCATCGGGTGGCGTGTAACTCCAACTCCAGGTGCCTGCGCCATTGTTCGGCGTGACGGTGCCGACGCTGGCCGTGAGGGTGGCGGTGGCGTTGCCATCGGGGTCGCTAAAGGTGCCGGTGTTGCTCGCCAGGCTGCCTTCGTTGGCGGTGACGGTGGCGTTGTCGCGCGCGACGGTTGGCGCGGTGTTTAAGGCGACGCCGCCGCGCACGGGGAAATCAAACGGGTTCTCGACCGGATCGCCGACGACGGCCAATTGCAAGGTCGCGGTGCGGATGCCGGTCGTGGCACCGCGATTCCAGGTCACGGTAAACGTGGTCGTGCCGCCGGGATCAAGGCAGGAAGGCAAACCGCTGGTGTTGGCCGTGAAATCGCCGGGATTCGTGCCAGTGAAGGTGACCGCCCCGAACGCCAGCGGGGCGCTACCGGCGTTGCGCAGCGTGAAGGTGCGGGTCGCGGTCACGGTGCCGAAGTCCACGTTGGTCGCTTGGCCATCGGTGACTTCGGGGTCGGTGATCAGCGTGCCGTTGTGCAGTTCGACATCGCCATAAGCGATCTGCGCAAGCGCCTGTGCGCCCAAGCGGACGCCGTCACCGCTGTTCCAAAGCTCCTGCACCTCGGTGGAAGTCAGCGGGCGGTTCCAGAACGCGAGGTCGTCATGTTCGCCGCCGAACAGTTGCGTCACCATCCCCGAGTCAAACGTGCCGGCGGGGAAGCTGCCCGAAGTGGAACTGATGGAACCGCCGCCGCCGGTGCCCGTCCAGTAAGTCGCCGTGAGCGTTGCTTGGTTCACGGTGATCACGCGCAGGTCCCAGATGGCCGTGAAGTAGTCTATGCCGCCGCTGAGGATGAGCCTTCCCCCGGCCGTCGCGCCACTGCTCACCAGTACGGCGGGAACGTTGAGGTTGGCGGTGTCGGAAATCGTCCACGAAGTGTTCGGCGCCCCGCTGTT from the Acidobacteriota bacterium genome contains:
- a CDS encoding choice-of-anchor D domain-containing protein — translated: MFSQQSHLVVRSLRFALALAVVCVLSFAGWRGSASAANANGDWLTKLKSTPASVWAAVFGGNTETVTKSGVAGATPPSGTGTATINWKINYDLTSGDVPLANVTLNDTWNSGQTLVAGSVQTPGSNWTSSQPNATALNFTNALLAKNAKGVAQAFPRPLGGNINLSGTGDGFNPAVTANGKVIGVNHHVNPAQVWCYDLNTSAPCTGYPKSSGILTGTNNYTIAIGNRVYMNPDSYDQQCCGAPGLDRIYCWDATTDSTCGQSAATTGKSAVLTVASGKLFTLNQSGELRCFDPGNSLNNCAGFTPVNLGLPARGAAGQWNNFGDDIFAVGSKLYIANYERKLTCFDVATNTTCTGWPALPTVLTPATPASEGSNLFPRLSAGGAVTGICIAGRNTNATCYDLNSSNPTVVNLGGVHGMYPGINANADVYLGSRVFFPNYADFNKLSCFDWSTQLPCTGAGFTSGYTVDANRPYGLGTDGVSVYSYGDAAVLRSWNPISGISPSTRAATTATVNIDSFYCGSGSQVAATWDKVILSDINLTSGVEFTSLQVSLINVDTGATVFGPVEAVGGSGLIDISSVSSSIRNLRLQIDETPVATVAWDDNVAPKATLTFTNSTPVQFCYQTQVTCAGSAASYTDTINTNLVATSAMATVSACAASPSLTLAKSAPSPSLVAGANSTYTLTVTNNGSAAATTATVKDGLPIGLDLVSATGTNWTCTPSGATATPVGTITCNFSGGSIATGGGTSTISVVVKPTAPYGGNTVINYASVDQSGGANPPTPTTCTAANTPAGCAAPVSSSIPNSPNLSVSKSNPALTYNQNATYTITVTNNGNAAATAATVKDALPVGMKLVSATGTGWTCNPSSGNSPVGTITCTFAGSIATGGGTSTISVIACPTSAGVKTNKVSVEPAGGTGAPDPTTCTALNTPSAGCGAPVTSAVANAPGEALNFDGSNDYVTIPHSGNMPLISAFTVETWIYVQPTGEQFPTVFSKNSNNLVMWLQDNSAAAWRLCARIGGTQLTSPLGNISENTWTHVALTFDGTTGTLYKNGVSQTSGTVTGPANNTSPFLIGYWEGSGRPFHGTIDEFRIWASARTQSEIQTFMNTEIASMPNCLIAYYKFNQGTADGTNAGVISLTDTADNTLETGTLTNFALTGTSSNWTSGAGITQTASAYVTNIPDINLKGNGNNIPDGTTATSATNNTDFGTTPVGVGVSKSFTIENTGSGPLTVSAISFSGTNAGEFVCSGITLPATVAASGSTTFNVTFTPTAGGTRTATINIVNDDCDESNYDFALTGKAPAVYTFNGTTNTDWAVASNWSTGVVPTTALLASGDAVIIAANCVMNDVTIAFPSGTSLTVNSAKALSPSLNTFITINAGAMLTVNASGSLSQGRITNAGTMDIYGSYTAYFMTNNSGGMLNIKSGGSYSCPSCAEAMNAGSTINNDGTMNTGTPSTWQSTVNNNATGVITDGGNGSQLTFGVNSTVNNYGSLVSRIAKTAGLFTNYSTGQLSMPATCNFTVLSGGMFTNGGTITLGNSDNFLNINAGGTLTNNATIKGKGTIVQSGTLTNSATASIEPGLSPGKLTVTGDLDLGSGTYNCEINGTVQGTGYDWLAVSNNATLTNAKLVVNWGAFTPTAGQTYTVMTFASRTGTFASVTIPPVSGLTFTTNYTSTAVQIAVANANTPPVANAQSKRTNINTVVSITLTGSDADAGTVLTYTVTQNPANGVLTGTAPNVTYTPNANYTGADSFKFKVNDGTVDSAEATVSLTVVNTPDASAGLKAGLIGYYPFETSPNDTSGHGNHGVGGTPGNPGGKFGSYTTGGCSLCKPAELTFGTNSFSVAVWTRKILGSGGGMLLGNSTSNSGAPNTSWTISDTANLNVPAVLVSSGATAGGRLILSGGIDYFTAIWDLRVITVNQATLTATYWTGTGGGGSISSTSGSFPAGTFDSGMVTQLFGGEHDDLAFWNRPLTSTEVQELWNSGDGVRLGAQALAQIAYGDVELHNGTLITDPEVTDGQATNVDFGTVTATRTFTLRNAGSAPLAFGAVTFTGTNPGDFTANTSGLPSCLDPGGTTTFTVTWNRGATTGIRTATLQLAVVGDPVENPFDFPVRGGVALNTAPTVARDNATVTANEGSLASNTGTFSDPDGNATATLTASVGTVTPNNGAGTWSWSYTPPDGPAGPTTVTITATDNGTPALSSTTTFTFDVNNVAPTIALTGNSSVVVNASYTLNLGAITDPGTDTVTSYSINWGDGVTEPFSGNPASTSKTHLYTTGGDKAITVSLTDEDGTFASAGTKTIAVTIPTTTIGFHTASGALGNYYNGGTDAAGNTGTNSGISFNTTNAASGGVLDGNSNPVISVPNGFTTGFAVDAINVAIGFNIAIFDGENATGTQLASQSYNLNGNITGSVTFTGTAKSVRLAKFSGGPSYDNLTFGASTVGTPINEPPGVTTSAATSVMSTTATLNATVNPGGAVTTAQFEYGLNTSYGSTASITLSPNNGTTGQTVSANLTGLMQGTTYHFRVTGTNSVGSRNGSDLMFTTSVQAAVTALTGGSPFVFNNQGFTVGYEFTTNQAITVSSLGFYDVGNDGLATAHNVGIFNLCGTLLASGTVASSTTATLTNGYRYVAITPIVLGAGTYRIGAVVFNGGGNDAFLHAVTTVATDPIVTFVRGKINNGVASLTYPSLDATATGLAEKSCFGPNFIFTPGGTPPGAPLANVKGNSVSITDGDTMPDTADHTDFGSVSYTNGAITRTFTIENNGTASLTVTGITVSGTNAAEFTLGGLPTFPATIAINGSTTFTVTFDPSAVSVRTATINIANDDCPRNPYDFAIQGTGMNSAPTAINGPLLITEDFNYGNSAGTLSGNGGTGFSTAWSSGSYTPTSLSFSNLDTVGGAWNGGSGSRNFSANLLAAGPITGDFLFRRPVAGPVQMFGLGGSNNQAYTIALAPSNDSNGGTVPVVALQGGASFVNLTPSALDPNTTYMYRFAYANSSITVWILTAAQYDNFAPGGLLAADLNAASIGSGATQVTGRGTQTGNVVSNMANLFTYTFGGSGVVMDRLRMSAIPVGTTLSIAENSAVNTTVGTLTATDPDPGDTFTFALVTGTGSTDNNSFTIVGNTLKSNAVYDYETKPTCSIRVKVTDAGGLTYETPLTVYITNVNEAPTVANTIPNQNATANSAFNFTFAANTFADVDVPTTFTYTATKSDGSALPAWLTFTPGTRTFSGTPTNADAGTLMVKVTATDDGSPMLSANTTFNIVVAAVPVLSVSKSQPAPALVVGQNSTYTITVSNSGGAAATTAQVKDAIPAGMKLISASGSGWTCTPSSGNPNVGTITCNFSGTIAATTGTSTLSVVVCPTATGSVTNKVSVDPTSGANAPDPATCTALNTPTAGCGAPVTSNGSALGAALDFDGANDYVSVPYAAALHPSNAITMEAWVRPQTGSGAFARVADNESCQLIVGGNLYPRWQISVYGAVQSSTPLTAGAWHHLAGTYDGSSTKLYVDGVLVDSHAATGALSASTSALLLGLGFDPYFFQGQMDEFRLWNRALCQDEIQAHMNCELMTNETGLVAYYKFNQGLAGTTNTGINTLTDSGPNGFTGTLNNFALSGATSNWVTPGGVTTGTTCAVFLAPEIDVRGNSTSIADGDSTPSATDDTDFGSANVASGSVTHTFTIANTGTRQLLLSGTPKVAISGTHASDFTVSVQPTSPVAVTNGTTTFTIIFDPSGVGTRTATVTIENDDCDEGPYNFSLQGTGANLPPTISAGATVTRQQGTAGSTATIAIVSDDLTAAGSVTVIPTTVPTGITVTSINNSGGTVTATVTALCNATPGNNTVVLTATDGNGAMATANFIVTVTSNTPPSVGTYANTGVAVGGTVTVTPNAAPLDNGSIQSVTATASPNTFTGTFTGNTATGALTVMNAGPSGTYTITVTVTDNCNATVQQSFTLTVNTAPTINAVANARQQGSPVSNSTIATVSDIDQSAGSLPVKVNGNGTATVNGVTVSNLVNTSGTITADIVATCTATNASFTLLVTDNSNAMTTATLNVTVTANSAPVLNYITPQAVTAGNALTITPTAATDNGSVSYSVQSVSPALNNAPAVNTSGVVSITAAGPMGAHDITIRATDNCGSMTDFTIRLNVNCQALTVGPVSIASGNPGVGYSQQFTQAGGIGAVTFSTASALPTGITLNASGLLAGTTTQTGSFPLTIKVTDSNGCTGMTNYTLSFGCPTITVNLPGINTGTAGAAFSQTFTQTGGTPGSTFTTSSPLPAGLTLSSGGLLSGTPTQTGVFVITVAANSSGGCAGSSNYTLTINCPTITVTPPAVTTGTASVAFSQTFTQAGGIGATTFSTVSTLPPGLTLAANGSLSGTPTQAGTFPLTVKATDANNCMGTANYTLVIACPAITLNPTSAAQPTDLSGQAGVAYSQTISALPAGTTYSYAVTAGALPTGLTLNTNGVLSGTTNLVGVFTFTVTATGWGNCTGSRQYRLTTTCPAITLSALPGGTASVAYNQTLTASPAGGSYTFAVTGGSLPPGLSLAASGALTGTPTTSGSFTFTATATGFGSCTGAREYTLAITCPTITVNPATLPNATVNTAYNQALSGAPTGASYSFAVTTGALPAGLTLSAGGLLSGAPAQGGTFNFRVTATGFGACSGFRDYVLIVDCTPITLDPATLPNGTVGAAYSQTVAAAPAGSYGYTVSSGALPGGLTLNAATGAITGTPTTTGTFTFTIRAAAGTCAGSRSYTVTIGCTGVTFTTSSPLPAGNAGIPYTQTLTVTPPGNYTFSLAQGNLPSGLLLSSTTGVISGLPTVTGTATFIVKVQTPNGCLSTQTYALTINCPTVTLAPASLPNGAIGTAYSQTFSASPAGGSYTYAVTSGALPAGLSLNAATGVLSGTPTTNGTANFTVAATGFGSCTGNKSYSITIGSGTCPTITLPDLPNGSVGRLYNNAVTATPAGSYSYALTAGSLPPGVSFFSSAALLFGYPAAAGSYSFTISATQGACTGSRSYTLVIGFGAFAAQAQMADYNGDGKSDFVLRANNGIWRLLLSNGEGANRIAQT